From a region of the uncultured Desulfovibrio sp. genome:
- a CDS encoding MFS transporter produces the protein MSSSIEKGHGWLLVAVCTSLFFMPFMMAGVNAVLPPLGQSLHASARELGLMGAFYSMGLAVFQLASGSMGDIWGYRRIFLWGIALFALAGALLGFVNSVPLFLLLRFVQGMGGAMFNACGLALLASAAPEGRRASYLGYSGSSVYAGIACGPPVAGFVAGWLGWQWLFWGSALASVGVLLLMKYRVKLEWRMAKGKPFDWKGCCIYAGAMTALTFGSSELADAPALAGGLLVAFVGLMAAFCVKELKSDYPLLDLRLLARNRVFALSSLAAFINYSSFFGIVFFFSLYLQFGRGMTVQQAGLFLALQSVMQVMTTPVAARLCGRFEPGKVSAAGIALCGLGLVVCGLLRVDSPMYVLVLAQCLLGVGISLFALPNTTIILESAGRDRVGQAAGLTGAVRTGGQLFNMALITLTLGLFLGSEPAGTHNIDAFMGAMRVDLIIFGVLNLLAVGCALARNRR, from the coding sequence ATGAGTTCATCCATCGAAAAAGGACACGGCTGGCTGCTTGTGGCCGTGTGTACCTCCCTGTTTTTTATGCCGTTCATGATGGCCGGAGTGAACGCCGTGCTGCCGCCGTTGGGGCAAAGCCTCCATGCCAGCGCGCGCGAACTGGGTCTCATGGGGGCCTTTTATTCCATGGGGCTGGCTGTGTTTCAGCTGGCCAGCGGCAGCATGGGCGACATCTGGGGGTATCGGCGCATATTCTTGTGGGGCATCGCCCTGTTTGCGCTGGCCGGAGCCTTGCTGGGTTTTGTCAATTCCGTGCCGCTGTTTCTGCTGCTGCGTTTTGTGCAGGGGATGGGCGGGGCCATGTTCAACGCCTGCGGTCTGGCCCTGCTGGCCTCGGCGGCTCCTGAGGGGCGGCGCGCTTCCTATCTTGGCTACAGCGGATCGTCAGTTTACGCAGGTATTGCCTGCGGGCCGCCTGTTGCGGGCTTTGTGGCCGGGTGGCTTGGCTGGCAATGGCTGTTCTGGGGTAGCGCCCTGGCGTCCGTGGGTGTGCTGCTGCTGATGAAATACCGCGTCAAGCTTGAATGGCGCATGGCCAAGGGCAAGCCTTTTGACTGGAAGGGCTGCTGCATCTATGCGGGAGCAATGACGGCCCTGACTTTTGGCTCGTCCGAGCTGGCCGATGCTCCGGCCCTGGCTGGCGGCCTGCTGGTGGCCTTTGTGGGGCTGATGGCTGCTTTCTGCGTCAAGGAACTCAAGAGCGACTATCCCCTGCTTGATCTGCGGCTGCTTGCCCGCAACAGGGTCTTTGCCCTGTCTTCATTGGCTGCGTTCATCAACTATAGTTCTTTTTTCGGCATCGTGTTTTTTTTCAGCCTGTATCTTCAGTTCGGGCGCGGTATGACCGTGCAGCAGGCCGGGCTTTTTCTTGCGCTCCAGTCTGTAATGCAGGTCATGACCACCCCTGTTGCCGCGCGGTTGTGCGGCAGGTTTGAGCCGGGCAAGGTCAGTGCGGCGGGCATTGCCCTGTGCGGGCTGGGCCTTGTTGTGTGCGGGCTTTTGCGGGTGGATTCGCCCATGTACGTGCTTGTTCTGGCCCAATGTCTGCTCGGCGTTGGTATCAGCCTGTTTGCGCTGCCCAATACCACCATTATTCTTGAGAGCGCGGGGCGCGATCGGGTGGGGCAGGCCGCAGGGCTCACGGGCGCTGTGCGTACGGGCGGCCAGTTATTCAATATGGCGCTCATAACCTTGACCCTCGGGCTTTTTCTTGGCAGCGAACCAGCTGGAACGCATAATATTGATGCCTTTATGGGGGCCATGCGCGTTGACCTGATAATCTTTGGCGTGCTCAACCTCCTGGCTGTGGGCTGCGCATTGGCCCGCAACCGCCGTTGA